One segment of Deltaproteobacteria bacterium DNA contains the following:
- a CDS encoding thioredoxin domain-containing protein — FRGFAAAKVTIVEFSNFQCPYCLSSWMKMKEFLEKYPRGIKYVFKHYPFQSQKQSFDFSVMVAAVQEVSNEAFWLIHDFMFSNEGQTLAKGDKAAAKQKIEEMLKEKGYDVKAFQDALETGKGQRRVEEDMAVGSKIKVKGTPTTILNGSYIVGPLADKVLEGFIGK, encoded by the coding sequence TTTCGGGGATTTGCCGCAGCCAAAGTGACGATTGTGGAGTTCTCGAATTTTCAATGCCCCTACTGCCTGAGTTCTTGGATGAAGATGAAGGAATTTTTAGAAAAATATCCTCGGGGGATCAAATATGTTTTCAAACATTATCCGTTCCAGTCACAGAAGCAATCTTTCGATTTTTCCGTAATGGTTGCCGCGGTTCAAGAGGTTAGCAACGAGGCCTTCTGGCTCATCCATGACTTCATGTTTTCCAACGAAGGACAAACGTTGGCCAAAGGCGATAAGGCGGCAGCGAAGCAAAAGATCGAGGAAATGTTAAAAGAAAAAGGGTACGACGTAAAGGCTTTTCAGGATGCTCTGGAGACAGGGAAGGGTCAAAGGAGGGTGGAAGAAGATATGGCTGTCGGGAGCAAGATTAAAGTTAAAGGAACCCCGACAACGATCCTCAACGGTAGTTACATCGTAGGCCCTCTTGCGGATAAAGTTTTAGAAGGATTTATTGGGAAGTAA